The Flavobacterium psychrotrophum region TGCCGGTCTTAAAAGCAGCCTTACCGGTACTGATGCCATTATAGGGCCATTCTTTCAAAATAATGCAGAGAGTGCTGCGGCACTTTTTCCTAATGCAGTAGTAATATCGCCGCTGGCTAAAGAGGCCGGGCATACATATCCTAACCTATATTACTCTATTCCGTCTGACGAGGCCATGCGTACCGCGCTTTTTGATTATGTAAAAGGCAAAAATGGCAATGTGGTAGTAATTACCGACAGTAAAAAAGCAAGTGCACGTAGCTTTATAAAAACAAACTACCCTGAGTTCAGGATGCTGGAGGGTGCTATAACCGGCGACGGTATACGTGCCCTGCTTGTAAAAGGAAAAACAAATTATGTTGTTTTAGATACCGAAACACTTAGCAACATTACCGGTACGCTTAAGCTGCTGGATGAAGCTACGGTCGAGTACAACATACAGATGGCTATACCGGATAAGACCGATAAATATGACCATGATGAGGTATCATTGCCACGCCTTATGAAACTGAAATTACTGTATCCGTCTATAACCCGCGATGATCAAAGTGCACAAACCGCTTTGTTTGCCAAGGTGTTCCGCGAAAAGAATGGTTACAATCCTACGCCTTATGCTACCCGAGGTTTTGATATTACCTTTGATACGTTGTTGCGTTTGTTTCAGCCTGAAGGCTTAAAGGATGCCATGGCAACAAAAACATCTGTACAGGTAGAAAATAAGTTTATATACCTGCCGCAAAATGGTGGTAACTTTAATAACGGCGTTTTTATAATGCAGTATAATGATGGATTAACCGTAACCGAAGCACAATAAATCATGACATCTAAAGTAACATACCTGGGCGATCTTCGCACATCTTCAATACACATACAATCGGGCAACGAGATAATATCTGACGCGCCGGTAGACAACAACGGCAAAGGCGAAGCTTTTTCTCCTACCGATACCGTAGCAAGTGCACTGGCCAGCTGTATGCTTACCATAATGGGCATCAAAGCCCGCGATATGGGTGTGGCTATAGAAGGTACAACTGCTGAGGTTACCAAGCTAATGCAGGCCGCTCCCCGAAAAATATCGGGCATTAAAATTATCTTCAATATGCAAAGCGATGCAGATGAAAAGTCGCGTACCATTTTAGAACGCGCTGCGGTTACCTGTCCGGTTTACCTGAGCTTAAATACTGATAT contains the following coding sequences:
- a CDS encoding OsmC family protein, whose product is MTSKVTYLGDLRTSSIHIQSGNEIISDAPVDNNGKGEAFSPTDTVASALASCMLTIMGIKARDMGVAIEGTTAEVTKLMQAAPRKISGIKIIFNMQSDADEKSRTILERAAVTCPVYLSLNTDIEKDIVFNWGDNI